CGTCGAAGAGCCTTCTGCCCAGGTCGTATGAGACGATCTCGTCGGAGTCGCCGTGGATAAAAAGGACGGGGAACTTAATCCCCCTGATCTTCTCCTCGGAGTTGAACTTCATGGTGAGGAGCTTGTCGATTCCCAACATCGGGTAGAAGCTCCTGACCATGTCCTTCAGGCTCGTGAAGGTCGATTCGAGGATGAGACAGGGAAAGGTAAATCTCGAGGCAAGGTCCACGGCGATCGGCCCACCCATCGATCTCCCGAAGGGGACGATCTTAGATATGGGTATCTTCATCTCGCCCGTGAGGTAATCGTACGCCCCCAGGGCGTCGAGGTAGAGGCCCTCCTCGGCGATCTTTCCGCCGCTGTTGCCGAAGCCGCGGTAGTCGAAGATGAAGACAGAAATCCCCCGCTTAACGAGGAGGGTGATGTTCTCAATCCTGTGGGAGATGTTCCCCGCGTTTCCGTGGCAGAAGATGATTGTCGGGGCGCCCTCTCCAGCGGGCACGAACCAGGCGTTTATCCTGACGTTATCCTTGGTCAGGTAGTAGACGTCTTCGAACCGGTACCCGAAATCCTTTGGGGTATAGTCGATCCGCTTTTCGGGAAAGAAGATGAATCTCTTTTCTATCTCCACGCTTGCCTCCTGATACGGTGTCTATTTTTTCTTCGGCCATTATAACATTAAGGCCGCCGAATGGTATACCATAATTGTGTTTAAAAAACGGCCGGATTTTCCGGGCAAGGTGAATATTGGTATTGAAAACCGGTTCGATTTGACCTTTGCCGGACGATTCGGAAGGTGGTACAATAGAAATAACAAAGTGTAAAATAATAAGGGAGGTTTTATCATGTCAGATGCGCATATCTTTCAGCTGTTGGGATTGGTCTACGCGGCCGCCGGCGTCAGGGGGTTAATCTACAAAGAGGCGTACAGGGATATCATGAAGGACTCCATCGAGTCACCGGCCCTGTATTACCTCTTCGGCCTGCTCGCCCTGGTGCTCGGCTTCCTGCTTGTCGTATATCACAACGAGTGGAGCCTGAGCTGGTCGGTCATCATCACGATCTTCGGCTGGATCGCCTTTGTCGAGGGTATTTTGATCGTCACGTACCCGGCGCCTTTTCTAAAGATGAGCAAATGGATGATGAAAAAGGAGAAGTTCCTGCACCTGTATGCAGTGGTTCCCCTCCTTCTGGGGATTTTTTTCCTGCTGCTGGGGTTCTGGGCGGTTTAGCAGTACTAAAGCTCTGTTTGTTTCCCTGATCCCTATGTCATTGCGAGCGAAGCTGATTATAAAAAACGGGTAGCGCGGCGGTCTGGTGACAAAGAGGACGAGATTGCCGCGTCATCGGCCCACTTAAAAATTAAGCCGATCCCCCGCGGTGGCGGCGATTTATGTCTTTATCACAAGTCTACTGATAAGCTAACGCTTGTAAGTAGAACCCTACACACAGACCGACCTACTAAATTCCCGCTTCCGCGGGAATGACAGATCAAACTTATTTCCCTTTTTCTCATTAAAGATTTTATGGGGAGTCCAATATTCTGTCATTCCCGACTCGAACGGGTATTTATGCTGTCATTCCCGACCTGATCGGGAATCCAGAAAGATATTAATTTCCGTTTCCACGGCCGAGCTGGACGGACAGACTTATATGCCCTTATTGTTTTTGACTATCCGGTGATAATTGAAAAGCCCACTGACAAGTAAGGACTTATCAGTGCCACCCATCCGAAGAATCAGCATGGAGTTATTTTTGTATATTCCCTTACCCCAGCCCCTTCAAAAACCCCCCCACTAACTCTCCCACATCATACTCGAAGCCGCCGTAGAAGTGGTCGGCGCCGCGTATCACGACAAGCTCCTTCGGCTCGTCGAGCCTCTGCACCAATTCTTTGAGGACGTCGAGGTCGAGGAAGTCGTCCCGGTCGCCGGCGACGAAGAACTTGGGTACCTTGGCGCCTTCGAGGTACGAGAAGTCGAACATCGAGACCGGCGGAGATACCGCCGCCCATGCGGATATTCGATTGTCGGAGATGGCGTGGTGAAGCCCCACCCACGCCCCGTAGGAATATCCCACGAGATAGATCGGGTTAAATCCCCCCATCTCGGAGACGAAATCCACCGCCGCCTTGACGTCCCGGCCGTCCTCCAACGTCCCGGTCGCGCGGCCGCCGCTTCCGCCGACACCGCGGAGGTTGAAGCGGAGGGCGGAATATCCCCTGTTGATGACATTAATTAGCACCCCCTCCACCACGTTGTTATGCATGCTCCCTCCGTAGTGGGGGTGTGGGTGGCAGATGATGGCAATCGGGGACTCGTTCGATTCCCCGGATGCCCTCGTAAGCCCCCCGGTGAGGGTCACCTCTCCCGACGGGATCGTTATCTTCTCTTCTTTCACTCTATACTCCAACATATTAATAGACTGATACTAATAAACCGATGGGCCGATGAAAACGGTGCCGGCTTTATATGTCCTGATGAATCAATGGAATGCGGCGTCATAGGAGTTGTCATCCAAGTTAAAGAGCCTCTTGACGCTGGGGCTTTTCTTTCCCGCCCCACCATCTCCGGTGCCGAGGTCCCCCACGACAAAGACGTTCAGCCGGTTTTTTATCCTTCCCGTTATGACCAGCTCGTCTCCCCCGGGCGACCAGGATGGGCCGTAGAGGATGGAGTCCCTCTTGAGAAGCCTCTCCGCCTCTCCCCTCTCGACGTCGAGGAGCCAGAGCTCCGTGGGCGTGCGGCGCTTCGACTTGCCTTCGTCGTCCTCTATTTCCCACGTCACGAAGGCGATGCGGCGCCCGTCGGTGGATGTCACCCCCGCTCCCACGTTCTTTACGGTCTTTATGTCCTCGAGCATAACGATGTTCTTCCCGTCGGGGTCCGAGCTGGCGAAGGAGTAACTGTAGGACTTCCCCTTGCCCGGTTCCTGGTGATAGGCGACCATCAGGTTCCCGTCAGGATACCAGCCCATCAGCCTCGTCGTGTAGCCGGCGCGGATGACCCTCTTCGATCCGGTCTCGAGGTTTATCGTCTCGACGTGAACCGCCTCGTCGCTATCGACATTTTTGGGAAGGACCGAGGAATCATAACCGGAGGCATAGCTGTGGGCGTCGTAGGCTATATATTTTCCGTTCGGCGAAAGGATCAGGTTCTCGAAGAGATTGTCTTTCGAGGATATAAGGACATCGCCCTTCCTCTTGATGATATTATATATGACGATCTTGTTTGCGATCTCTTTTGAGGGGGAGGTGGAGACGTATGCCAAGACCTCCGCCGATATCCAGATGTGGTGATTCAGCGCAACCGGCGCGGGTATCGACGACACATTTTTTGAGCCGTACGTGTCCGCGATGGAGATCTTCCCGCCCCCCGCCTCGTTTTCCACGACTATGAACGCCACCCTCTTTCCGTCGGGGGATATTATGGGACGCCTTATCGTCTCTTCGCTATCGGCGAGGAGCAGGGGTTCTTCCTCCCCCCGTTTGAGCCACACGCCCCACCTAACGGCCCCGCCGTCTCCGTCCGCCGCCTTGTCGCTGACATAGACCATCTCGGCGACATTAGATTTTTCGGCCGCCTCGCCCTTTCCCTTTTCGGTGTCTAGGTCCACGGCGCTTCCGTATCTCACCTGGGTGATCCAGAGCCCCTCAAAGCCCGGGATTACGAGGTTATCCAGATACGTCCTGGCGTCCTCCTTCTTCTCGAAGGTTCCCAGCCCCACCTTGTAGAGGGAGTCCGATTTGATGTGGCTCTCGAACAGGAATACGTCGTATCCGTCGCTTTTAAGTTCAGAAAGGAGTTTGTGGGCGTTTTCGAGGCTGCTGAAGGCCCCCAGCTGGATCGTGTAGAACTCTGTGTAGTCCCCCCTGTCCTCCGGCTTCGGCGTCAGGTAGTTCAGCTCCCCCTCCTTCGGTATCTCCCTCAAGGGGGATTTCCCGTCGAGGGGGACCTTCCCCGTTACATGCTTCTCCTTTTCGTCTTCGGCCACTTTTTCGCCGCAGCCTATGACCGAGGCGATGACGAAAGCCGCGGCAAAGAGCCAACAAAGGGTAAATATCGTCCTTCTCATCAGTGCACCTCGCTCCAGTTTTTACCGGTATTGATGTCCACCTTGAGGGCGACGGAGAGATCCATCACCCCCTCCATCTCTTCCCCGACTATCTTCACGACCTTTTCCACATCACCCTCCAACGTCTCCAACAGCAGCTCGTCGTGGACCTGGATGATCATTTCGGCGCTTAGATTTTCCTTTTTGAGGCGGCGGTGGATGTTTATCATGGCGAGCTTTATAAGGTCGGCGGCGCTACCCTGGACGTGTGTGTTTACCGCCATCCTCTGGGCGAAGGCGCGGACGTTTCTGTCATTGCTCTTGAGCTCCGGCAGGTAGCGCCTCCTGTCCATGATGGTGGTTACGTATCCGTCCTCCTCCGCCTTTTTTGCGGCGCTGTCGATAAACTCCTTTACGCCGGAGAACTTGTCGAAGTAGGCGTCGATGAACTCCTGGGCCTCCTGACGCCCGATGTTGAGCTGCTGCGACAGGCCGTGGGCCGAGATTCCGTATATGATGCCGAAGTTAATGGTCTTTGCCTTTCGCCTCATCTCCGGCGTGACGTCGGCGGCATCTATTCCGAAGATGGCGCCGGCGGTGCTGCTGTGGATGTCCTCATCCCTTGAAAATGCCTCAAGAAGAGCCTGGTCCTGGGAGAGGTGGGCAAAAAGTCTCAGCTCGATCTGGGAGTAGTCGGAGCTTACCAAGAGGTGCCCTCCCTCCGGTATGAAGGCCTCCCTGATCTTTCTCCCCTCCGGCGTCCTTATGGGGATGTTCTGGAGGTTCGGGTCGGAGGAAGAGAGCCTCCCCGTTGCTGTGACCGTCTGGTTGAACGACGTGTGGATCCTTCCGGTCTTTCTGTTTATCAGTTTTGCCAGCGAGTCCACGTAGGTAGATTTAAGCTTTGTCAGGCTCCGATATTCCAGTATCTCCCCCGCTATCGGGTGCTGGGCCGTGAGAGCGGTCAAAACGTCATTGTCGGTCGAGTGGCCGGTCTTCGTCTTCTTTACGGTAGGGAGCTTCATCCTCTCGAAGAGGACTTCCCCCAGCTGCTTAGGCGAGTTGATGTTGAAATCCTCGCCGGCGTGTTCGATTATCCTGGCTCGCAGCTTTTCGATCTTCTCCGAAAACTCGGCTGAGAGCACGTGGAGCCTGGCCTCGTCCACCCTGACCCCCTTGATCTCCATCTCGGCAAGGACCTCGATCAGGGGTATCTCTACCTTGTGAAAGAGGGACTCGGTCTTAAGCTCCCCCATCTTTTTATCCATTACGGGGAGCATTTTGTATACGAGGTAGGCGTCCTCGGCGGCGTAGGGGGCGGCGTCCTCCACCATTACCTCGGAAAATGAGAGCTGGTTTTTTCCCGATCCCGCGACGTCGCTGTAGCTTATCGGCTTGTGCCCGAGGTATCTCAGCGAGATGTTGTCGAGGCCGTGGCCACG
The DNA window shown above is from Candidatus Zymogenus saltonus and carries:
- a CDS encoding alpha/beta hydrolase, whose product is MEIEKRFIFFPEKRIDYTPKDFGYRFEDVYYLTKDNVRINAWFVPAGEGAPTIIFCHGNAGNISHRIENITLLVKRGISVFIFDYRGFGNSGGKIAEEGLYLDALGAYDYLTGEMKIPISKIVPFGRSMGGPIAVDLASRFTFPCLILESTFTSLKDMVRSFYPMLGIDKLLTMKFNSEEKIRGIKFPVLFIHGDSDEIVSYDLGRRLFDAANEPKTFYTIEGAMHNDTFDVGGEEYFNTFVGFINEHVKE
- a CDS encoding alpha/beta fold hydrolase, translated to MKEEKITIPSGEVTLTGGLTRASGESNESPIAIICHPHPHYGGSMHNNVVEGVLINVINRGYSALRFNLRGVGGSGGRATGTLEDGRDVKAAVDFVSEMGGFNPIYLVGYSYGAWVGLHHAISDNRISAWAAVSPPVSMFDFSYLEGAKVPKFFVAGDRDDFLDLDVLKELVQRLDEPKELVVIRGADHFYGGFEYDVGELVGGFLKGLG
- a CDS encoding SPOR domain-containing protein — its product is MRRTIFTLCWLFAAAFVIASVIGCGEKVAEDEKEKHVTGKVPLDGKSPLREIPKEGELNYLTPKPEDRGDYTEFYTIQLGAFSSLENAHKLLSELKSDGYDVFLFESHIKSDSLYKVGLGTFEKKEDARTYLDNLVIPGFEGLWITQVRYGSAVDLDTEKGKGEAAEKSNVAEMVYVSDKAADGDGGAVRWGVWLKRGEEEPLLLADSEETIRRPIISPDGKRVAFIVVENEAGGGKISIADTYGSKNVSSIPAPVALNHHIWISAEVLAYVSTSPSKEIANKIVIYNIIKRKGDVLISSKDNLFENLILSPNGKYIAYDAHSYASGYDSSVLPKNVDSDEAVHVETINLETGSKRVIRAGYTTRLMGWYPDGNLMVAYHQEPGKGKSYSYSFASSDPDGKNIVMLEDIKTVKNVGAGVTSTDGRRIAFVTWEIEDDEGKSKRRTPTELWLLDVERGEAERLLKRDSILYGPSWSPGGDELVITGRIKNRLNVFVVGDLGTGDGGAGKKSPSVKRLFNLDDNSYDAAFH
- the polA gene encoding DNA polymerase I, whose product is MSDSAESKKTRKLAVIDGSSYIFRAFYAIRGLANSSGFPTGAVFGFNNMLRKVIDDIKPDLLLVAFDTKGPTFRHDKYPLYKANRKETPEDLIPQIPKIKELVSAYNIKSVEAPGYEADDIIGTVATKAPDDVEVVIVTGDKDMAQLVSEKVTLLDTMKGEVTDLAAVWDKYGTTGAGLLQVFGLSGDSSDNIPGVSGIGEKTAVDLIKKYGTLEELFKNIDDFKGKRRESLEDNEENAFLSRALFALDLDVPIDLNLEEMEMEAADKGRLKEIFTELEFHTLLKELDEPGAGLTIPHETVFTEERLFEIIEGAKRAEYLSVDTETTSVFPMEADLVGISLCFEEDSACYIPLGHRYLGAPAQLDMKRCLDLLKDLLSDPKVRKIGQNIKYDYIILKRNGVEISPIAFDTMVASYLINPSRRGHGLDNISLRYLGHKPISYSDVAGSGKNQLSFSEVMVEDAAPYAAEDAYLVYKMLPVMDKKMGELKTESLFHKVEIPLIEVLAEMEIKGVRVDEARLHVLSAEFSEKIEKLRARIIEHAGEDFNINSPKQLGEVLFERMKLPTVKKTKTGHSTDNDVLTALTAQHPIAGEILEYRSLTKLKSTYVDSLAKLINRKTGRIHTSFNQTVTATGRLSSSDPNLQNIPIRTPEGRKIREAFIPEGGHLLVSSDYSQIELRLFAHLSQDQALLEAFSRDEDIHSSTAGAIFGIDAADVTPEMRRKAKTINFGIIYGISAHGLSQQLNIGRQEAQEFIDAYFDKFSGVKEFIDSAAKKAEEDGYVTTIMDRRRYLPELKSNDRNVRAFAQRMAVNTHVQGSAADLIKLAMINIHRRLKKENLSAEMIIQVHDELLLETLEGDVEKVVKIVGEEMEGVMDLSVALKVDINTGKNWSEVH